The genomic DNA TCCAGTGGTTGGGATCGGTGCGTCGGCTGGAGGGTTGGAAGCCTTTACTCAACTGCTTTCCACGTTGCCGCCCGATACGGGAATGGCTTTTGTCCTGGTTCAACACCTTTCACCTCATCACAAAAGCGAACTGGTCAACTTGCTTTCCAAAACCACCGCCATGCCTGTAAGGGAAGTTGAGCAGGAACTCCCAATTCAACCCAACCATGTCTATGTGATTCCGCCAAATGCCAGTCTGACAATTTCAGATGGAAAGCTGGTCATCACTGAACGTCTGCCAGAGCAAGGGATATCGTTGCCAATCAATACTTTTTTCGAATCACTTGCCCACGAATATAAAGAACTCGCGATTGGTATTATTTTATCCGGCAATGCGTCGGATGGGGTGGTTGGGCTGAAAAATATTAAATCTGAAGGCGGAGTGACCTTTGTGCAAACCGAAGGGTCCGCCAAATTTCCCAGCATGCCGCGCAACGCCATCCTGTCTGGCCACGCGGATTTCATTCTGCCACCTGATCAAATTGCCGCTGGGTTGGCCCGACTGAGTCAGCATACATTTACTCATATTCATTCATTTCAGGAATCTGGGGACATCCTGGATAACAAAAAATCTGAATTGGATAAACTGTTTGGGATGATCCGTGCCGCGACGGGTGTGGATTTCAGGCATTACAAATCAAACACCATTCAGCGTCGAATTACTCGCCGGATGAAGGTCTGTCAGATTGATACCTTTTCAGCCTATGTCACATTTCTAAGAAAGAATCAGGCGGAGTTGGACCTGTTATTTCAGGATCTGCTGATTCCGGTGACCCAGTTTTTCCGGGACCCAGAGAGTTTTACCGCGCTTCAGCGCCTGGTGTTTGCTCGCCTGACAAACCTTCCACCTTCTGACCTGCCGTTGCGAATCTGGGTACCCGGCTGCTCAACAGGCGAAGAGGCGTATTCGATTGCCATGGTCGTGCTTGAAACTCTGAGCGATACCGCCAGTTCACGCCAAACCCGAATCTTTGCCACCGACGTCAATTTAGCGATGGTGGAACGGGGACGGCTTGGGATATACCCCCGAGAAATCGAAGCCAATGTCAGCCCGGAACGCCTGAGTCGGTTTTTTGTCCCCACCGAAAATGGGTACCAAATATCGAAAACCATCCGCAATATGTGCATTTTTGCCCACCAAAATGTGATCAGCGACCCGCCGTTCTCAAAAGTTGATCTCATCAGTTGCCGCAATGTGTTTATTTACTTCGATAGCCCGCTGCAACGGCAAGTGCTCCATACCTTTCACTACGCCCTCAAGCCAAATGGGTTTCTGTTGCTTGGAAATACTGAAACGATAGGTGTCTGTGCTGATTTGTTTCTGCTGGTGGACAAGAAGGGCAATCTGTATCAAAAAAAATCCAATGCCCTGGTTAGCCCAGTTCATTTTAAAATGAGCGAATTACCAATCATACCAGGCACTGGAAAACAACCAATGAGTTCAAGTCCCACGATTTTTGACCCTGAAATCCTCAAAGAAGCGGATCGGCTGGTACTTGCTCGCTATGCACCACCCGGAGTGGTGGTCAATGCGCAACTGAATATCGTGCAATTTCGAGGTTCAACCGGGCTTTATCTGGATCCAACGCCTGGAGTTGCCAGCCTCAACCTGATGAAGATGGCCCAGCCAGGGCTCTTGCCCCATTTGAGCCAGGCTATTTCTGAAGCCGACCGGAAAAAAGCACCGGTGCGCTGGGAAGGGGCGACACTTGAGTTGAAGAACGGGTTTCAAGGTATCACGGTGGTGGTGATCCCGCTGTTGATGGCGGAATTGCCGGAACCCCATTTTCTGGTGTTATTTGAACCTGAGCCGACTGGGTTGAGAAAACCAGATGAGACCAAATTTCTTCCTGAAGTATCTGAAACCCCGCCGCCGGAGTGGGAACTCGAACGCACCAGCCTCCGCCAGGAACTCGTTGTCTTCAAGGAATACCTGCAATCGGTGATTGAAAAACAGGTGGCCACCAACGAGGAACTCCAGTCCGCGAATGAAGAAGCGCTCTCCAGCAACGAAGAATTGCAAAGTCTGAATGAAGAACTTGAAACCGCAAAAGAAGAACTCCAGTCAACCAATGAAGAACTCATCACGGTCAACGATGAGCTTCAAAACCGAAACCAGGAACTGGCCCAGCTCAACAACGACTTGAGCAACCTGCTCGACAGCGTGGAAATGGGGTTTGTGGTCCTTGACCGGGAATTGCGCATCAAACGGTTCACTCCGATGGCCGGAAAAATACTCAACCTGATTCCAACCGACCTTGGTCGCCCATTCAGCCATATCAATCCAAATTTGCATCTGCCGGATTTGCCTTCAATTTTCGATGAAGTGGTCAACCAGTTCCGCAGCAAAGAGCTTGAACTTCAAGACCAAACCGGACGCTGGTACTCGCTCCGATTCAAACCCTATAAAACGCTGGACTACAAAATTGACGGCATGGTGATTGCACTCGTTGAGATTGACCTGCTCAAACGCAGTGTCGAGGCGGCTGAATTTGCGCGTGAACTCTCTGACGCCATACTTGAAACCATCCAGGTCCCAATGGTGGTGCTGAACAAGACCTTGCGAATTGTTCAAATCAACGAAGCGTTCCGCCAGCGATTTGGGGTTCAGAGTGGTGTCATCGTCAACCAGCCGTTTTTTGAATTGGGGACACTGCCTTCAAAATCATTGCCGCTACGAACGCTCCTGGAGGACATGCTCTTTCAAAATCAATTATTTCAACGGGTTGTAATCGAGTTGGAATCTGATACCATGGGACGAACCCCCACGATAATCAATGTGCGTCGAATCGAAGGTCATCGAGATCCAGCTCCATTGCTGTTGCTGGCCTTCGAACTTCCCGTACCCTGACTGGAACCTGAAGTCTCTGTATCATCACCCGATAGCTTTCGAATTCAAAGGAGACACAATGTCTGAGTATAATCATTTGAGTCGGGAGCAACTCATCAAAGAGTTAGATCACCTTCGAACACGATTTGAAACCGCCGCCGCCAGTCATCTGACAACAGTTCAATCCCTTCAACATCATCAAGTTGAACTTGAAACCCAAAACAGCGAACTGCTCGAAGCCAGGGCCCAGATCGAAGGATCGCGCATTCGGTATGTGAACCTCTATGATTTTGCTCCGGTTGGGTATGCCACCCTCTCGTTGACGGGGTGTATTTTGGAAATCAATTTAACGGGTGCCAGGTTACTCAATACCGAGCGATCAGCGATCACAGGCAATTTGTTTGCTCAATATGTGGTGAAATCTGATCTTCCCGTGTTACTCAATCACCTGCATCAGTGTCGAAATTCCACTGTCCCGGTAACCACTGAAATTTCAGTGAAAGGCCCAGACGGTGGTGCGATCACGGTTGAATTGCTCAGCCGACAAAATGAGACCGAGGAGGGCCACCCAACCATTCTCACCGTTTTGACCGATATCGCCGACCGCAAACGGCTTGAAGCTCACCGCCTGACCATTTCCAAACTGGAAAGCCTCGGGGTACTGGCCGGAGGGATTGCCCACGATTTTAATAACCTTCTGACAATTATCACTGGCAATGTCAATCTGGCCAAACTTCAATCTACAAATCCAAAAGTCATTGAAAAACTGGACCGCATCGAACAAGCCGGAGTCCGGGCGCAAGGATTGGCCCGGCAACTGGTTACCTTTGCCCGAGGCGGTGAACCGGTTCGGAAAGTAACCGCCCTTGCCGGAATCATTCAGGAAACGGCGACTCTGGCCTTGAGTGGCTCAGCCATGGAGTTGACCTGCACGATTCCCGAAGCTACCTGGAGGGTTGATATTGACGCTGGTCAATTTGGTCAGGCACTGCACAACATCTTGATCAATGCCCGGGAAGCGTGCCCGGAAAATGGTAAAATTTCGATTCAGGCTGAAAACATTTTCATCTCGTCGCTGTCTGGACTTCCGCTCACGATGGGAAACTATGTCAAGCTTTCAATTCAGGATACTGGAGAGGGAATCCCCTCTGATATTTTGGGGAAAATCTATGACCCGTACTTTACCACCAAGGAAACTGGAAGCGGCCTTGGGCTGGCAGTCGCCAATTCGGTTGTGACCAGGCACGGCGGCTGGCTGGCCGTAACGACAAAAGAGAATCTTGGCACGACGTTTACCATCTACCTGCCCGCCGCCAAAGACGTGACCCCTTCTGAACATCACCCACCTTCGATAGCAGGCGGTGCTCAACCATCAGCGACTCCAGCCCGCATTCTCGTCATGGACGACGAATCAATGATTTTGAACATATGTCAGGAGATTCTGGAGAGCAACGGGTATCGTGTCGAAGTGGCCACGAACGGAACTGAGGCCATTGACCTGTTTCAGGCGGCAAAAGCCAGCGGATATCCTTTTGATCTGGTGGTGCTCGACCTCACGATTGTGGGTGGGATGGGTGGACGCGAAACCATGGAACACCTGCTCAAACTCGATAAGGATGTCCGGGCGATTGTGTGCAGCGGATACTCAAACACTCAGGTTTTATCCAGGTACGCGGACTTCGGTTTCCGTGATTTCCTCTCCAAACCTTTTCAGATGGACGATTTATTGCACATGTGCAAAAAGTACTCCCGTCGGTAACCAACCCATATCCGGCTGATATTAAATTTTGAGTGCCGTATTGACAGAGCGGAACTTTTTCCCCAACGTTGTGTCCAAACTGCTATGTTGAACATCCGTCATATTTCCACCAGCCAGCGCTGTGATATTTGCCACCAGTCGGACCAGTTTGATCCGATTCAGGAGGTGTGTTTCCGATGTGCCGGGGTGGAAATCGGTTTCCGTGTCCCACTTTCACGGCCAGCACCGCTTCCGCCATTTCTGGCAGCTTTGCTCATTGCGCCGCCGGCTCGGCCCAAAGTGAAAATAACGCTGAGGAAAGTAATCCATTTCACGTTGGGGTTAATACTGGCACTGGTTCTCAATGGCGGCGCGCTGCTGGTGGCCTGTACCTTCAATGAGCCAGCCCCAAATGTCCAAACCACCAGTTCTGAGGAAGGGTGGACATTCCCGCACTATCAGTCAAAAACAGTTGAAGAACATCTGGTTGAATCGTTTGAGGGATTCCCCAGGATTTTGCTGCCCGGTCTCTGCTTTGGAGTCGCAAACACTCTGCTTTGGATCGCGATAGCTCAATATCTTCCTTCTTCCCTGAAGGAGATTGGGTTGGAATTGTCAGAATAAGGGCTCTATAGCATTTTGCAATGAATAAGTACCTTACCGAAAATTTCCAGACATTTTAACCACGAAACACACGAACGACACGAAAAGAATCAAACGCTTACCCAATCCAATATCTCAGGAAACTTATGACAAGGTACTTATCTTGGGTTAGGAGACAGTCAAATAATTCAATCAAAGGGATTTAGTAAACAACTGACAACTGACTACGAACTGGAACTATGTCAATGCTTTCGCTTGAATCAACCTTTCAAGACAACTGGGCCGCGTTGGTTCGCCGACTGGAGGCACAAACCCAGGAATCAATCCGTGAACTGCTTGCGATCTGGCAGGATGTAAAGGAATTGGCAACCCGACACATTCTGGAACGGCAGGTTCCTGAATTTCCAGAGGCGAGTGGCTCCGATCTTGAAGCCTATCGTCACTTCCGCCATCAAACGGCCATTGATTTGATCGAAACCGTTCTGGCAGAGGTAGACCGAAAGCGAGTATTCAAGCGAATCATCAAACTGATTGAAACCTTTGACCGCAGTGTTGACGAAGCACTTAAAAATTTGCCTGAAACTCCAATCATTTCAGAAAAACAGGTCAATGAAATGTTTGAAACCGGGGTCAATTCAACACTGGCTCGACTCTGGTTGAAGCTCCGAATCCGACAGAAAAAACTCAACTGGCAATTGGTCGTGACCGAAGAGTGGCAAACCCTGAATCGAGAGCGACTCAAGCGGGAAGGCCAGTTGCTGCTAGACCTCGTTCTGCTCTTGCGAAAATTGCAATCACCCTGGGAATTGACCCGGATCCATCTGGATGAACGCGTGAAAGGTAAGCGGACCGGCCAGATTGATTCCAGTGCCCGGCTTGAAACCCAAAAGCAAAATGTTTTGCGACGAATCCATCAGTTTGAACTTGCGTTCACGCGGTACAAACTGTTTTCTGAACGGTTGCGCTCAAAGCTGGAAACCCGGTTGTCACACCGGCTGGCCGTGCGGTCATTGGCGCCGCTGCCAAAAAAATCACCGCCACCGGGGCCCGAATTTCTCAAGCTGTGGGTGGAACAACTCCGAGCAGTCGAGGCGGAAGCGCGGCTTGAAATTGAATTGACCCGCCACGAAGGAAGGCTGATTGACCTTTTTACACAATTCCTCGACCAGGTCGAGCGCGAACGGATGGCACTCCGCACTGAACTCCAATCCCTCACTCGGGATGTTCGTCGTCAGGTGGAATCAAATGGGCCAGTCACGTTAACGGATCTGGAAGCCGATGTCGTCCCAGCGCTCAGTCGGGTTCACGATTTAGAATCCACCTTTCGCAAACAACTCAACCCACTCCGGGCGCCGGTTGAACTGCTGGCCTGGTTGAGCCCTTACCCGCCCAAAAAACCCAAACCGAAGCTCCTGCGACCATTCGATTTTTATCAGCGCACGTTTGACCGTCGGGTGCAGACTGGGGTCGAACACATTTTTAGGGACCTTGAAGCACAACATACGGCGATTGTGACTCAGGTTGAACAAGCCCGCGAAGTCATTGTTTTTGGCACCAGCGCACTGGATGCTCATTTGGAAAATGATCGGATGGTGGCGCGTGAAGCCTTCCATAATGCCCTGCGCATGCTGGAACGCCTGAACCAGCCTGACACCAGTTGGCGGCTCCCGGTCGAACGTCGGTTGCTGGAGCTCCTGGCCGGAATGTTTCTTGAAGTTCGGGTTTTGCTCTCGCGTGATTATCTAGGGGCACTCGCCTATCTCGCCCAAAAAGGGACCAGTTCCGCGCTCAGCGAAAAGCTCGAAGCTGGTTCCGAGGTGATGACCGAACTGATTCAAAAATCAGTGGATGTCAGCGAGGCCGGGTTTTCCGAATTTCTCGTGGCCATTGGCTGGAAACAAAAATTTGATCCGGGCAAATCTGAAATCTACCGCCGCACCTACCTTCCAAAAGAGTTTACCGCCGATCTCTCCAAAAAAGAAATGCCGACTATTTACCGGCGCTTGTTTCGGTTTGAAGCGGTTGATGATCCACGCTTTTTGATTGGTCGCGCCGAAGAACTGGCTGCGATTGCCGAAGCCCGGACCAACTGGGAATCTGGCCGCCGGGTAGCCATTTTGATTACCGGTCCCCGTGGCAGCGGCAAAACCAGCCTGATCAATTGTGTCCTCAAACGGCATCTGGCCGGGGTCGAAATCATTCGAGGTGATTTCGGCGAACGCATCACCTCGGTTGAACATTTGCACGCTCATCTGGCCCGGTTGTTTGGGGTGGATTCCTCCGATGAACTTGAACCCTTCCTCCTGGAACGTCGCCGAATCATTATTTTGGAAGAAATCGAACGCCTCTTCCTCCGTCAAATTGGACATTATGTGGCGGTTCGTGAACTTCAGCGGTTGATGGCCGCAACCTGTTCGACCACCTTTTGGATTCTCGCGGGGAACCAGGTGGCGTTTCATTTTCTGGATCCGGCGGTTCAATTTGGAAATAGCTTTTCCCATCGGATCAATGTCGGAAATGTCAGCCGCGATACCCTGCAGCAAGCCATTTTATTGCGGCACAACCTTTCCGGACTCCGGCTCGAATTTGCCGAACGCCCGCGAGAAGAAACCTGGATGTCCCGGCTTCAGGACAAACTGGCTGGCCAAATTGACGCTGAAACCCAGTTTTTCGACACATTGTTTGAAGAATCAAACGGGGTGTTCCGCACGGCTTTTGAAATCTGGTTGGGTCATCTGGACCGGGTTGAAGCCGGGTCGCTCTATATGAAAGTGCTCGACATTCCAGACCTTGAGCCAGTGATGGAAGTGCTGACCCAGGAAGACTGGTTTGCCCTCAAAGCCATCCTGCAACACGGCAGCCTGACTCCGGAAGAACACGCCGTCATTTTTTTGGAAACAACCAGTGCCAGCCGGGCCCGGTTTGATCAATTACTGGCTCGCGAAATCATCGAACCGGATCCGTTGAAACCTGGTCTTCGCGTTCGTCCCGAAGCCCTGCGACTGGTGAAAGAAGGGTTGTACAAGCGGAATTTGCTTTAGCGTTTTGGGAAAAGAGTGAACGGACATAAAGGACATAAATTCGAAACCCCGAACCCCGAACCCCGAACCCCGAACCCCGAACCCCGAACCCGATTGAAAGATTTCTATGACACACCTGATCGTTTTCCTGTGGTTGCAACCTGAGATGGATTTTTCTCAGGATTTCTGGAAGTGGATTACCCTTGAGAAAATCCTCGAAGCCAGTCTGGTAATTGGCGTCGCTGTGCTCCTGGTGTATGTGACTGGCCGGTTGCTTGAAATGCTCAGCATCCGGGCGCCACGGGCGCGGTTTTTTTTCAAACTGCTGACACCCATCCTGCGCTTTGGCATCTGGTTTACCATGACCATGCTGGTGGTGGCCATTTTTGCCCCGTCGCGCGAAACCATGCTTGCCGTTACGGCTTCGATAGGGATTGCCCTGGGGTTAGGCGCGCAAGATTTAATCAAAAATTTGATTGGTGGTTTGATGGTGCTCATTGACCGGCCCTATCAACTTGGGGACCGCGTCAAACTTGGGGATGCCTATGGTGAAATTGACCACATTGGTTTGTACAGTACCAAATTGACCACGCCGGACGACACGCGGGTGACCATTCCGAACAGCCAGATTTTGAATGGTGTCCCCTGGAATTCCAATTCCGGTGTTCCTGATTGCCAGGTGGTGACAGATGTATTTGTCCCACACCATACTGATCCGGCCACGGCGCTTGAAGTCGGGTACGAAGCCGCGTTTAGTTCACCGTACACATTGCTTTCCAAACCCGTGGTCGTGCTCCTGATTGAAGAAGTAGCCCTGAACCCTTATTTGAAAGTCCGGGTCAAAGCCTATGTGTATGATCACCGGTATGAACCGCGATTCCAGTCAGACATCACCCATCGGGCCAAAACCGAATTTCTCAAGCGGGGCATCGTTTTCCAGTGAGCCGAGGCGGTGCGGGTTTTGAGCGGCAAAAGGACATAAATTCGAAAACCCTGAACCCTGAACCCTGAACCCTGAACCCTGAACCCTGAACCCTGAACCCCGAACCCTCACATGGCATTACTTCGCAAAATTCTCTTTCATTCCGGACAGAAACTCCTCTGAGGGTTCGTGTTTGGCATAG from Acidobacteriota bacterium includes the following:
- a CDS encoding PAS domain-containing protein → MKPNCPPKSPSSKKSPALAVPVSTPASRSTNQPAPVAKDVFPVVGIGASAGGLEAFTQLLSTLPPDTGMAFVLVQHLSPHHKSELVNLLSKTTAMPVREVEQELPIQPNHVYVIPPNASLTISDGKLVITERLPEQGISLPINTFFESLAHEYKELAIGIILSGNASDGVVGLKNIKSEGGVTFVQTEGSAKFPSMPRNAILSGHADFILPPDQIAAGLARLSQHTFTHIHSFQESGDILDNKKSELDKLFGMIRAATGVDFRHYKSNTIQRRITRRMKVCQIDTFSAYVTFLRKNQAELDLLFQDLLIPVTQFFRDPESFTALQRLVFARLTNLPPSDLPLRIWVPGCSTGEEAYSIAMVVLETLSDTASSRQTRIFATDVNLAMVERGRLGIYPREIEANVSPERLSRFFVPTENGYQISKTIRNMCIFAHQNVISDPPFSKVDLISCRNVFIYFDSPLQRQVLHTFHYALKPNGFLLLGNTETIGVCADLFLLVDKKGNLYQKKSNALVSPVHFKMSELPIIPGTGKQPMSSSPTIFDPEILKEADRLVLARYAPPGVVVNAQLNIVQFRGSTGLYLDPTPGVASLNLMKMAQPGLLPHLSQAISEADRKKAPVRWEGATLELKNGFQGITVVVIPLLMAELPEPHFLVLFEPEPTGLRKPDETKFLPEVSETPPPEWELERTSLRQELVVFKEYLQSVIEKQVATNEELQSANEEALSSNEELQSLNEELETAKEELQSTNEELITVNDELQNRNQELAQLNNDLSNLLDSVEMGFVVLDRELRIKRFTPMAGKILNLIPTDLGRPFSHINPNLHLPDLPSIFDEVVNQFRSKELELQDQTGRWYSLRFKPYKTLDYKIDGMVIALVEIDLLKRSVEAAEFARELSDAILETIQVPMVVLNKTLRIVQINEAFRQRFGVQSGVIVNQPFFELGTLPSKSLPLRTLLEDMLFQNQLFQRVVIELESDTMGRTPTIINVRRIEGHRDPAPLLLLAFELPVP
- a CDS encoding response regulator — encoded protein: MSEYNHLSREQLIKELDHLRTRFETAAASHLTTVQSLQHHQVELETQNSELLEARAQIEGSRIRYVNLYDFAPVGYATLSLTGCILEINLTGARLLNTERSAITGNLFAQYVVKSDLPVLLNHLHQCRNSTVPVTTEISVKGPDGGAITVELLSRQNETEEGHPTILTVLTDIADRKRLEAHRLTISKLESLGVLAGGIAHDFNNLLTIITGNVNLAKLQSTNPKVIEKLDRIEQAGVRAQGLARQLVTFARGGEPVRKVTALAGIIQETATLALSGSAMELTCTIPEATWRVDIDAGQFGQALHNILINAREACPENGKISIQAENIFISSLSGLPLTMGNYVKLSIQDTGEGIPSDILGKIYDPYFTTKETGSGLGLAVANSVVTRHGGWLAVTTKENLGTTFTIYLPAAKDVTPSEHHPPSIAGGAQPSATPARILVMDDESMILNICQEILESNGYRVEVATNGTEAIDLFQAAKASGYPFDLVVLDLTIVGGMGGRETMEHLLKLDKDVRAIVCSGYSNTQVLSRYADFGFRDFLSKPFQMDDLLHMCKKYSRR
- a CDS encoding ATP-binding protein, with protein sequence MSMLSLESTFQDNWAALVRRLEAQTQESIRELLAIWQDVKELATRHILERQVPEFPEASGSDLEAYRHFRHQTAIDLIETVLAEVDRKRVFKRIIKLIETFDRSVDEALKNLPETPIISEKQVNEMFETGVNSTLARLWLKLRIRQKKLNWQLVVTEEWQTLNRERLKREGQLLLDLVLLLRKLQSPWELTRIHLDERVKGKRTGQIDSSARLETQKQNVLRRIHQFELAFTRYKLFSERLRSKLETRLSHRLAVRSLAPLPKKSPPPGPEFLKLWVEQLRAVEAEARLEIELTRHEGRLIDLFTQFLDQVERERMALRTELQSLTRDVRRQVESNGPVTLTDLEADVVPALSRVHDLESTFRKQLNPLRAPVELLAWLSPYPPKKPKPKLLRPFDFYQRTFDRRVQTGVEHIFRDLEAQHTAIVTQVEQAREVIVFGTSALDAHLENDRMVAREAFHNALRMLERLNQPDTSWRLPVERRLLELLAGMFLEVRVLLSRDYLGALAYLAQKGTSSALSEKLEAGSEVMTELIQKSVDVSEAGFSEFLVAIGWKQKFDPGKSEIYRRTYLPKEFTADLSKKEMPTIYRRLFRFEAVDDPRFLIGRAEELAAIAEARTNWESGRRVAILITGPRGSGKTSLINCVLKRHLAGVEIIRGDFGERITSVEHLHAHLARLFGVDSSDELEPFLLERRRIIILEEIERLFLRQIGHYVAVRELQRLMAATCSTTFWILAGNQVAFHFLDPAVQFGNSFSHRINVGNVSRDTLQQAILLRHNLSGLRLEFAERPREETWMSRLQDKLAGQIDAETQFFDTLFEESNGVFRTAFEIWLGHLDRVEAGSLYMKVLDIPDLEPVMEVLTQEDWFALKAILQHGSLTPEEHAVIFLETTSASRARFDQLLAREIIEPDPLKPGLRVRPEALRLVKEGLYKRNLL
- a CDS encoding mechanosensitive ion channel, yielding MTHLIVFLWLQPEMDFSQDFWKWITLEKILEASLVIGVAVLLVYVTGRLLEMLSIRAPRARFFFKLLTPILRFGIWFTMTMLVVAIFAPSRETMLAVTASIGIALGLGAQDLIKNLIGGLMVLIDRPYQLGDRVKLGDAYGEIDHIGLYSTKLTTPDDTRVTIPNSQILNGVPWNSNSGVPDCQVVTDVFVPHHTDPATALEVGYEAAFSSPYTLLSKPVVVLLIEEVALNPYLKVRVKAYVYDHRYEPRFQSDITHRAKTEFLKRGIVFQ